Proteins from a single region of Ziziphus jujuba cultivar Dongzao chromosome 1, ASM3175591v1:
- the LOC107404256 gene encoding cucumisin: MANSAFLLYPLLFAAFVLNCHGSQEERKLHIVYMGERPEGELSVASTHHSMLANVLGSASSARESLVYSYGRSINGFAARLSNKEVEKLSEMKGVISVFPNQILKLHTTRSWDFMGFSKGKLGSAIEGDVIVGLIDTGAWPESKSFSDEDMTPPPAKWKGTCTGANFTCNNKLIGGRYYNSDGYYDEKDFKSPRDSLGHGTHTASTAAGREVPGASYYGLANGMARGGVPYARIAVYKVCWETGCSGADVLAAFDDAIADGVDVISVSLGSDFPLPYFHDPIAIGSFHAMKRGILTSNSAGNSGPYPYSVSNFAPWTLTVAASTIDRKFIAKAVLGNGQIFDGLSINSFELSGTTYPLIWGGDAANFSAGSNREISRYCLTGSMNSIKVAGKIVFCETLWDGSGILLANGVGTIMADSSVTDYAFSYPLPATLISSEDGQRVLEYIRTTENPTATILFGETWEDYMAPYVVSFSSRGPNPITPDILKPDITAPGVDILAAWSPVAGPSIYGEDTRSVDFNIISGTSMSCPHASGAAAYVKAAHPDWSPAAIKSALMTTAHIMDTNKNDDLEFAYGSGHINPEQAVDPGLVYDASEADYIDFLCKQGYNSTLSLITGDNSSTCSSTELGRGWNLNYPSFQLGVEDGQSIDAVFNRTVTNVGSPNSTYTLFAYFPSTLTVSVEPSTLSFSAIGEKQSFTVTVKGSPITQQSIASGAITWKDGVHSVRSPIVIYNILPGTIYSSYSTPEKKPNFKGSTIYHKNGILGHN, translated from the exons CGCTTCATCAGCTAGAGAGTCACTTGTCTATAGCTATGGGAGAAGCATTAACGGATTCGCAGCCAGATTAAGCAATAAGGAAGTTGAAAAATTATCAG AAATGAAAGGAGTAATTTCGGTGTTTCCAAACCAAATACTGAAGCTTCACACAACAAGGTCATGGGACTTCATGGGTTTCTCCAAAGGCAAACTTGGGTCAGCTATAGAAGGGGATGTCATTGTTGGGCTCATTGACACTG GAGCCTGGCCAGAATCAAAAAGCTTCAGCGATGAAGATATGACTCCACCACCTGCTAAATGGAAGGGTACTTGCACTGGTGCCAACTTCACCTGCAACAA CAAGCTAATTGGAGGCCGCTATTACAATTCCGATGGATACTATGACGAGAAAGACTTCAAGTCCCCAAGAGACTCCCTCGGGCATGGTACTCACACTGCCTCAACTGCTGCAGGGAGGGAAGTGCCAGGAGCAAGCTATTATGGATTAGCCAATGGTATGGCCAGAGGTGGAGTACCCTATGCAAGGATTGCTGTCTACAAAGTTTGCTGGGAAACTGGATGCTCTGGTGCTGATGTCTTGGCAGCATTTGACGATGCCATAGCAGATGGAGTCGATGTCATATCCGTGTCCCTTGGTTCTGATTTTCCACTTCCATATTTCCATGATCCAATTGCCATTGGCTCTTTCCATGCCATGAAACGTGGTATATTGACCTCCAATTCTGCTGGAAACTCTGGACCTTACCCTTACTCGGTTTCCAATTTTGCACCTTGGACTCTCACTGTTGCTGCCAGCACCATTGACAGAAAATTTATAGCCAAAGCAGTGCTAGGGAATGGACAAATTTTTGAC GGACTCTCCATCAATAGTTTTGAGCTCAGTGGGACCACATATCCCTTGATCTGGGGTGGAGATGCTGCAAACTTCTCTGCAGGTTCTAACAGAGAAATATCAAGATATTGTTTAACTGGTTCCATGAATTCAATCAAAGTAGCAGGCAAGATAGTTTTCTGCGAGACCCTCTGGGATGGTTCTGGCATTCTATTAGCTAATGGTGTGGGTACCATTATGGCTGATTCATCAGTCACGGATTACGCCTTCAGCTACCCCTTGCCAGCAACATTGATATCCTCAGAAGACGGCCAGAGAGTTTTGGAATACATTAGAACAACAGA GAATCCAACTGCAACCATTCTGTTTGGTGAGACTTGGGAGGACTACATGGCACCTTATGTTGTATCATTTTCTTCTAGAGGACCCAACCCCATCACCCCAGACATTCTCAAG CCAGATATCACTGCTCCTGGTGTGGACATTCTTGCTGCTTGGTCTCCTGTGGCAGGGCCTTCTATCTACGGGGAAGACACCAGGAGCGTCGACTTCAACATAATCTCAGGCACATCCATGTCTTGCCCTCATGCTAGCGGTGCTGCTGCTTATGTTAAGGCTGCCCATCCCGATTGGTCTCCTGCTGCTATCAAGTCTGCGCTCATGACCACAG CCCACATCATGGACACAAACAAGAATGACGACCTTGAGTTTGCCTATGGTTCTGGTCATATCAACCCAGAGCAGGCAGTGGACCCTGGCCTCGTTTATGATGCTTCAGAGGCAGATTACATTGATTTCCTCTGTAAGCAGGGTTACAACAGCACTTTAAGCCTTATCACCGGTGACAATAGCAGCACTTGCAGCAGCACAGAGCTAGGAAGAGGTTGGAATCTCAACTATCCCTCTTTCCAACTCGGCGTGGAGGATGGCCAGAGTATCGATGCTGTTTTCAACAGGACAGTTACCAATGTTGGTTCACCAAACTCAACTTACACTCTCTTTGCTTACTTCCCTTCCACTCTCACTGTTTCTGTGGAGCCGTCAACTCTTTCATTCTCTGCTATTGGAGAGAAGCAGTCATTCACGGTGACGGTCAAGGGTTCACCGATAACACAGCAGTCAATTGCATCTGGTGCGATCACATGGAAGGATGGTGTCCATTCAGTAAGAAGCCCCATAGTGATCTACAATATCCTCCCGGGTACCATTTATTCTTCCTACTCCACACCTGAGAAAAAACCAAACTTCAAAGGTTCAACCATTTACCACAAGAATGGGATTCTAGGACACAACTAG